A single window of Methylobacterium nodulans ORS 2060 DNA harbors:
- a CDS encoding hydantoinase B/oxoprolinase family protein translates to MSKRIDPITFAVLKSALESIVDDMAYTVMRTARSPIVRDVLDYSTTMCDAKGRILAQAKTVALHLGAVPDAMEALMRHYGDDLHPGDVIIFNDPYDGGMHLPDIFMFKPIFAGPRHVGFSVVICHHCDVGGRVPGSNASDSTEIFQEGLRIPPLKLLDKGVRNKTLFNIIAKNVRLPDLVIGDLDAQLATCALGERELLRLVDKYGIAQLEGFLEEFLDYGERLSRRAFAAWPDGTYRFTDYIDGDGFDEAPIPIRVAVTVEGDGLIVDFAGSSPQVRGAINSTLSFVKSATYLAVRCTLDADVPNNAGLYRCIDIRAPKGSLLNPDFPAPVAARALTGYRVVDTVLGALAQIVPDRVSAAGEGGNSVVCLGGYDKETREPFIVVDMINGALGARAGKDGIDAITNPSQNMSNMPVEIMEATYPLMIEEYALRPDSGGAGRNRGGIGVVRQYRLLADEAVMQLRTDRYTTRPYGLFGGEPGLASRNILTKAETGTAEVLPSKITRTVRKGDVIRHEQAGGGGYGNPHARDPARVLEDVIDGKVTERFAREGFGVVIREGAVDDVATARLRGTGTRSAA, encoded by the coding sequence ATGAGCAAGCGAATCGATCCGATCACCTTCGCGGTGTTGAAGAGCGCCCTCGAATCCATCGTCGATGACATGGCCTACACGGTCATGCGGACCGCCCGCTCGCCCATCGTGCGCGACGTGCTCGACTACTCGACCACCATGTGCGACGCGAAAGGACGCATCCTGGCCCAGGCGAAGACGGTCGCGCTGCATCTCGGCGCGGTGCCGGACGCCATGGAGGCGCTCATGCGCCACTACGGAGACGATCTTCATCCCGGCGACGTCATCATTTTCAATGATCCCTATGATGGCGGCATGCACCTGCCGGACATCTTCATGTTCAAGCCGATCTTCGCCGGACCACGCCACGTGGGCTTCTCGGTCGTGATCTGCCACCATTGCGACGTCGGCGGCAGGGTGCCGGGCTCGAACGCGAGCGACTCGACCGAGATCTTCCAAGAGGGCTTGCGCATCCCGCCGCTGAAGCTCCTCGACAAGGGTGTCCGCAATAAGACGCTGTTCAACATCATCGCGAAGAACGTCCGCTTGCCCGACCTTGTGATCGGCGATCTCGACGCGCAGCTCGCGACCTGCGCGCTGGGTGAGCGCGAATTGCTGCGCCTCGTCGACAAGTACGGGATCGCACAACTCGAGGGCTTTCTCGAAGAATTTCTCGATTATGGTGAGCGACTCTCCCGCAGGGCTTTCGCAGCTTGGCCCGATGGAACCTACCGCTTCACGGACTACATCGATGGCGATGGGTTCGACGAGGCGCCCATCCCGATCAGGGTCGCCGTCACGGTCGAGGGCGATGGTCTGATCGTCGACTTCGCCGGGTCCTCGCCGCAGGTGCGGGGGGCCATCAACTCAACGCTCTCCTTCGTGAAGTCGGCGACCTATCTCGCTGTTCGCTGCACCCTGGATGCGGATGTGCCGAACAATGCAGGCCTGTATCGCTGCATCGACATCCGCGCACCCAAGGGCTCGCTCCTCAACCCCGACTTCCCGGCTCCCGTCGCGGCGCGGGCGCTCACCGGCTACCGCGTCGTGGACACCGTGCTCGGAGCGCTGGCCCAGATCGTGCCCGACCGCGTCTCGGCGGCGGGCGAGGGCGGCAACTCGGTCGTCTGCCTCGGCGGCTATGACAAGGAGACGCGGGAGCCTTTCATCGTCGTCGATATGATCAACGGGGCGCTCGGTGCCCGCGCCGGCAAGGATGGAATCGACGCGATCACCAATCCCTCGCAGAACATGTCCAACATGCCGGTCGAGATCATGGAGGCGACCTATCCGCTCATGATCGAGGAATATGCGCTTCGCCCAGATTCGGGCGGAGCCGGCCGGAACCGCGGCGGCATCGGCGTCGTCCGGCAATACCGCCTCCTCGCCGATGAGGCGGTCATGCAGCTCCGCACGGACCGTTACACGACCAGGCCCTACGGCCTCTTCGGCGGGGAACCTGGCCTGGCCTCGCGCAACATCCTCACGAAAGCTGAGACGGGGACCGCCGAGGTACTGCCGAGCAAGATCACCCGTACGGTCCGGAAGGGCGACGTCATCCGCCACGAACAGGCCGGCGGCGGCGGCTACGGCAATCCCCACGCGCGGGATCCGGCCCGGGTTCTGGAGGACGTGATCGATGGAAAGGTGACCGAGCGCTTCGCGCGCGAGGGCTTCGGCGTCGTCATCCGAGAGGGGGCCGTCGATGACGTCGCGACGGCACGCCTGCGCGGCACAGGTACGAGGAGCGCCGCGTGA
- a CDS encoding aldolase, protein MAHSLNRDPAPVASVPADRLNRPALDSDEVMQARIDLAACFRFADRLGMHEGICNHFSAMVPGHDDLFLVNPYGYAFREVTASKLLICDFHGNVVQGEGEPEATAFYIHARLHKNVPRARVAFHTHMPYATALTMVEGDPLVFAGQTALKFYGRTIVDGDYNGLALDEREGDRIAAAIGDADIVFMKHHGVMVLAPTIAEAWDDLYYLERACEVQCLALSTGRRIVPVSKEIAEATARQMRAGDAESAKLHLQSLRRTLDRQEPDYRN, encoded by the coding sequence ATGGCCCATTCTCTCAACCGAGACCCTGCTCCTGTCGCTTCGGTTCCGGCCGATCGCCTGAACCGTCCCGCGCTCGACAGTGACGAGGTGATGCAGGCACGCATCGACCTCGCCGCCTGCTTCCGCTTCGCGGACCGGCTCGGCATGCACGAGGGCATCTGCAACCACTTCTCCGCCATGGTGCCGGGGCACGACGACCTGTTTCTGGTAAACCCCTATGGCTATGCCTTCCGCGAGGTGACGGCCTCGAAGCTCCTGATCTGCGATTTCCACGGCAATGTCGTGCAGGGCGAGGGCGAGCCGGAGGCGACGGCCTTCTACATCCACGCCCGGCTACACAAGAACGTGCCGCGCGCTCGCGTCGCTTTCCACACGCACATGCCTTACGCGACGGCGCTCACGATGGTCGAAGGCGATCCGCTCGTCTTCGCGGGCCAAACGGCTCTGAAATTCTACGGCCGTACGATCGTCGATGGGGACTACAACGGCCTCGCACTCGACGAACGGGAGGGCGACCGCATCGCGGCCGCGATTGGCGATGCCGACATCGTCTTCATGAAGCATCACGGCGTGATGGTACTGGCTCCCACTATTGCCGAGGCCTGGGACGACCTCTATTACCTTGAGCGGGCGTGCGAAGTACAATGCCTTGCGCTGTCGACGGGTCGGCGGATTGTCCCTGTCTCGAAGGAGATTGCCGAAGCCACGGCGCGGCAGATGAGGGCTGGAGACGCGGAATCCGCCAAGCTCCATCTTCAAAGTCTTCGCAGGACCTTGGATCGCCAGGAGCCCGACTACCGAAATTAG
- a CDS encoding aspartate aminotransferase family protein translates to MPAQTRANRPSLDAYWMPFTANRQFKAAPRLLVAAEGMHYTSEDGRRVLDGTAGLWCVNAGHGRRRIAAAVEHQLATLDYAPSFQMGHPIAFAFAERLGAIAPGGLDRVFFTGSGSESVDTALKIALAYQRAIGQGTRTRLIGRERGYHGVGFGGISVGGLVNNRRAFPLLPGTDHLRHTHDLARNAFVKGQPEHGADLADDLERLVALHGAETIAAVIVEPVAGSTGVLVPPKGYLERLREIATRHGILLIFDEVITGFGRLGAPFATDFFGVTPDLVTTAKGLTNGTIPMGAVFASRAVHDALMTGPENAIELFHGYTYSGHPVACAAGLATLDVYEEEGLLTRAAALQDHWHEAMHVLRGAPHVIDIRTIGLVAGIELAPRAGAPGSRAHAVFVDCFEKGLLIRVTGDVIALSPPLITERAQIDAMASMLGDALARAA, encoded by the coding sequence ATGCCTGCCCAGACCCGAGCCAACCGACCGAGCCTCGACGCCTACTGGATGCCCTTCACGGCCAACCGTCAGTTCAAGGCGGCCCCGCGCCTGCTGGTTGCAGCAGAGGGTATGCACTACACGAGCGAGGATGGCCGCCGCGTTCTCGACGGCACGGCAGGCCTGTGGTGCGTCAACGCGGGGCATGGGCGCCGACGCATCGCCGCGGCGGTGGAGCACCAGCTCGCAACCCTCGACTACGCGCCCTCCTTCCAGATGGGCCACCCGATCGCCTTCGCGTTCGCCGAGCGGCTGGGCGCTATCGCGCCGGGCGGCCTCGACCGCGTGTTCTTCACCGGCTCGGGCTCGGAATCCGTCGACACGGCGCTCAAGATCGCCCTCGCGTACCAGCGCGCCATCGGGCAGGGGACGCGCACGCGCCTGATCGGCCGCGAGCGCGGCTATCACGGCGTCGGCTTCGGCGGCATCTCGGTCGGCGGCCTCGTCAACAACCGCCGCGCCTTCCCGCTCCTGCCGGGCACCGACCATCTCCGGCACACGCACGACCTCGCCCGCAACGCCTTCGTGAAAGGGCAGCCCGAGCACGGGGCGGACCTCGCGGACGACCTCGAGCGGCTCGTGGCCCTGCACGGGGCCGAGACGATCGCCGCGGTGATCGTCGAGCCGGTGGCGGGCTCCACGGGCGTCCTCGTGCCGCCGAAGGGCTATCTGGAGCGCCTGCGCGAGATCGCGACGCGGCACGGCATCCTGCTCATCTTCGACGAGGTGATCACGGGCTTCGGCCGCCTCGGGGCGCCCTTCGCCACCGACTTCTTCGGCGTGACGCCGGACCTCGTGACGACGGCCAAGGGCCTGACCAATGGCACGATCCCGATGGGCGCCGTCTTCGCCAGCCGCGCCGTGCACGACGCGCTGATGACCGGGCCGGAGAACGCGATCGAGCTCTTCCACGGCTACACCTATTCCGGCCATCCGGTCGCCTGCGCGGCGGGCCTTGCGACGCTCGATGTGTACGAGGAGGAGGGCCTGCTCACCCGGGCGGCGGCGCTGCAGGATCATTGGCACGAGGCGATGCACGTCCTGCGCGGCGCCCCCCACGTGATCGACATCCGCACGATCGGGCTCGTCGCGGGAATCGAACTCGCGCCGCGGGCCGGGGCGCCGGGGTCGCGCGCCCACGCGGTGTTCGTCGACTGCTTCGAGAAGGGCCTGCTGATCCGGGTCACCGGGGACGTCATCGCCCTCTCGCCGCCCCTCATCACCGAGCGCGCGCAGATCGACGCCATGGCGTCGATGCTCGGGGACGCCCTCGCGCGCGCGGCCTGA
- a CDS encoding glycine betaine ABC transporter substrate-binding protein, with translation MRAKVLGTLLCLTLVQGSAEAADKQVRIAYVEWADAVVATNILKLVLEEKGYQVKTIPLAAAAMWQSVANGDADVSVAAWLPTTQGAYYAKLKNRVDLIGPNVTGAKIGWVVPAYSDLNSIEDLKSKASEVDGKVIGIDPGAGVMRSSEEAIKAYKLPVKLVDGSDATMTSALKDSIRQKKNIVVTAWTPHWMFARYDLKYLADPKGAFGQEETVNTLARKGLKDDMPEVYRILQKFKLTIKDEETVMAENEEKGAKPSETAAKWIAENRATVDSWLK, from the coding sequence ATGCGTGCAAAGGTGCTCGGGACTCTCCTCTGCCTGACCCTGGTTCAGGGATCTGCCGAAGCGGCAGACAAACAGGTCAGGATTGCCTACGTAGAGTGGGCCGATGCCGTGGTTGCCACCAACATTCTCAAGCTCGTTCTTGAGGAGAAGGGCTACCAGGTGAAGACGATCCCACTCGCCGCTGCGGCCATGTGGCAGTCAGTGGCGAACGGCGATGCGGATGTAAGCGTTGCAGCTTGGCTTCCGACCACGCAGGGCGCCTACTATGCGAAACTCAAGAACCGCGTCGATCTCATCGGCCCCAATGTGACGGGTGCGAAGATCGGCTGGGTGGTCCCGGCCTATTCCGATCTGAATTCGATCGAGGATCTGAAGTCGAAGGCATCCGAAGTCGATGGCAAGGTCATCGGGATCGATCCCGGTGCCGGCGTCATGAGAAGCTCTGAAGAGGCGATCAAGGCATACAAGCTTCCGGTCAAGCTCGTTGACGGCAGCGATGCCACGATGACGAGCGCGCTCAAAGATTCGATAAGACAAAAGAAGAACATCGTCGTCACCGCATGGACGCCGCACTGGATGTTCGCGCGCTACGATCTGAAATACCTCGCCGATCCCAAGGGGGCGTTCGGTCAGGAAGAGACCGTGAACACCCTGGCCCGCAAAGGGCTCAAGGATGACATGCCCGAGGTCTACAGGATACTCCAGAAGTTCAAGCTGACCATCAAGGACGAAGAAACCGTGATGGCAGAGAACGAAGAGAAGGGTGCGAAGCCGTCCGAGACGGCCGCGAAGTGGATCGCAGAAAATCGCGCGACAGTCGACAGCTGGCTGAAGTAG
- a CDS encoding TetR/AcrR family transcriptional regulator, protein MFAVPPTEPKHDVKEQPRKRDSIQTQERILLAAQAEFARKGYDGARVDAIIDRAKISKNLLYHHFGSKEDLYIRVLERTYETLRRRQGDVPLAGLDPVEAMRRLCESTFQVFIDEPDIIVMLNTENLHRGKHISKSPIIRALYNRLSDTIRSILDEGVRQGVFRPNVDTVELYISMSALGYFYLSNRFTLSLLFERDLKAPQNLVHRKAHIVDMVLSYLTNGAPKGSWTPQAPSSPPAEAPEETKP, encoded by the coding sequence ATGTTCGCGGTCCCGCCGACAGAGCCCAAGCACGACGTGAAAGAGCAGCCGCGCAAGCGCGATTCGATCCAGACTCAGGAGCGCATCCTCCTGGCAGCCCAGGCGGAATTCGCCCGCAAGGGGTATGACGGTGCGCGCGTCGATGCCATCATCGACCGGGCAAAGATCAGCAAGAACCTCCTCTATCACCATTTCGGTTCCAAGGAGGATCTCTACATCCGCGTCCTGGAGCGGACATACGAGACGCTGCGTCGGCGCCAGGGCGACGTCCCGCTCGCCGGCCTTGATCCCGTCGAGGCGATGCGGCGGCTCTGCGAGAGCACCTTCCAGGTCTTCATCGACGAGCCCGACATCATCGTGATGCTGAACACGGAGAACCTGCATCGCGGCAAGCACATCTCCAAGTCGCCCATCATACGGGCGCTCTACAACCGCCTCTCTGACACGATCCGTTCGATCCTCGACGAGGGAGTGCGGCAGGGTGTGTTCAGGCCGAACGTCGATACGGTCGAGCTGTACATCTCCATGTCGGCGCTCGGCTATTTCTATCTGTCGAACCGCTTCACGCTCTCGCTCCTCTTCGAGCGGGATCTCAAGGCGCCCCAGAACCTCGTGCATCGGAAGGCACACATTGTCGACATGGTGTTGTCATACCTGACGAACGGCGCCCCAAAGGGCAGCTGGACGCCGCAGGCACCCTCATCTCCTCCGGCCGAGGCGCCGGAGGAGACCAAGCCCTGA
- a CDS encoding sugar phosphate isomerase/epimerase family protein — MSTSRPDLSRFAINQITTRDWTLAQAVDGYARAGVRGIGAWVQYVDDAGTAAAARLIREAGLFVPCLCTTAWVNLADSTAYRAALAENRRRLDMAAEIGAKTLVVVPGGLATGERDLAAARRRVAEALAELLPYARSVGVALGLEPLHPMYAADRSCLSTFAHCLDLCELLGTGAGIVADVYHCWWDPNFIAGLEKAGPDRILTFHLCDWLVPTRDVYQDRGMVGDGVIDIAGYRAVLDRIGYDGPFEIEIFSKLDWWLRDGAETTRIAVERCAPFVSPRPQAKAA; from the coding sequence GTGAGCACGTCTCGTCCGGATCTCTCCCGCTTCGCCATCAACCAGATCACGACCCGCGACTGGACGCTCGCGCAGGCCGTCGACGGCTATGCCAGAGCCGGTGTGCGAGGCATCGGGGCCTGGGTCCAGTACGTGGACGATGCCGGCACCGCGGCCGCCGCGCGGCTGATCCGTGAGGCAGGGCTCTTCGTGCCCTGCCTGTGCACGACGGCCTGGGTGAACCTCGCCGACTCCACCGCCTACCGGGCCGCTCTCGCGGAGAACCGTCGCCGGCTCGACATGGCGGCGGAGATCGGCGCGAAGACCCTCGTCGTTGTTCCGGGAGGCCTCGCCACGGGCGAGCGCGACCTCGCAGCCGCGCGCCGCCGCGTGGCGGAGGCGCTGGCCGAGCTTCTGCCCTATGCACGCTCGGTCGGCGTGGCGCTCGGGCTGGAGCCGCTGCATCCCATGTACGCGGCGGACCGCTCGTGCCTTTCGACCTTCGCGCATTGCCTCGATCTCTGCGAGCTGCTGGGCACCGGGGCCGGTATCGTGGCCGACGTCTATCATTGCTGGTGGGATCCGAACTTCATCGCAGGCTTGGAGAAGGCCGGACCGGACCGTATCCTGACCTTCCACCTCTGCGACTGGCTCGTCCCGACGCGGGACGTCTATCAGGACCGTGGCATGGTGGGCGACGGCGTCATCGACATCGCCGGCTACCGGGCGGTGCTCGATCGGATCGGCTACGATGGCCCGTTCGAGATTGAGATCTTCTCGAAACTCGATTGGTGGCTGCGCGACGGCGCGGAGACGACGCGGATTGCCGTCGAGCGCTGCGCGCCTTTCGTTTCCCCGCGGCCCCAGGCTAAAGCGGCGTGA
- a CDS encoding cupin domain-containing protein, which translates to MTNDGVGARLRYVRLRHGLSQRALAKKAGVVNSTISLIESGKANPSVGALKRILDAVPIGLAEFFSLTPDRSEKAFYASEELVEIGKGRISYRQVGDALFGRALQLLKERYEPGADTGRIPLAHDGEEGGIVLSGRLEVTVDDERRILGPGDAYYFSSRRPHRFRCIGPLPCEVVSACTPPSF; encoded by the coding sequence ATGACGAACGACGGTGTGGGAGCGCGGCTGCGCTACGTGCGGCTCCGGCACGGCCTGTCGCAGCGCGCGCTCGCCAAGAAGGCCGGGGTCGTGAATTCGACGATCTCGCTGATCGAGTCCGGCAAGGCCAATCCCTCGGTCGGGGCGCTCAAGCGCATCCTCGACGCGGTGCCAATCGGCTTGGCGGAGTTCTTCTCTCTCACGCCGGACCGGTCCGAGAAGGCGTTCTATGCCAGCGAGGAACTGGTCGAGATCGGGAAGGGGCGCATCTCCTACCGCCAGGTCGGCGATGCCCTGTTCGGTCGTGCGCTGCAGCTGCTCAAGGAGCGCTACGAGCCGGGCGCGGATACCGGGCGCATCCCGCTCGCCCATGACGGCGAGGAGGGCGGCATCGTGCTGTCGGGGCGGCTCGAAGTGACGGTCGACGACGAGCGACGCATCCTTGGGCCCGGGGACGCGTATTACTTCTCAAGCCGCCGCCCCCACCGCTTCCGGTGCATCGGCCCACTACCATGCGAGGTCGTTAGTGCCTGCACTCCGCCCAGCTTCTAA
- a CDS encoding ABC transporter permease, translated as MEWNVPKFPLDAISDDVLGWLTDHGSWLTRAVSRNISDWIDSFTTALVSLPPWICIGIATLVSYRIGGRKIGVLTLAGLLFLWNLRLWQSTVETLVLVTLATVVALVIGIPVGICCALSRRAWRLFSPLLDMMQTLPSFVYLIPALPFFGLGAVSACFATIVFSVPPVIRLTALGIRGVPTELVEASDAFGGSAAQKLFKVQLPLALPTIMAGVNQTMMLALSMVVIAAMIGAGGLGREVWQSIQRLEAGAGFEAGIGIVIVAVILDRVTQALAARARPHGTA; from the coding sequence ATGGAGTGGAACGTCCCCAAATTCCCCCTCGATGCGATCAGCGATGATGTTCTCGGCTGGCTCACAGACCATGGGAGCTGGCTGACCCGGGCCGTCAGCCGCAACATCTCCGACTGGATCGACAGCTTCACGACCGCGCTCGTATCGCTCCCGCCCTGGATCTGCATCGGCATCGCCACGCTGGTCTCCTACCGTATCGGAGGCCGGAAGATCGGGGTGCTGACACTGGCGGGCCTCCTGTTTCTCTGGAACCTGCGGCTTTGGCAGTCGACCGTCGAGACGCTCGTCCTGGTGACGCTCGCAACTGTCGTGGCTCTGGTGATCGGCATCCCGGTGGGAATCTGCTGTGCGCTCAGCCGACGCGCTTGGCGGCTGTTCTCGCCGCTGCTCGACATGATGCAGACGCTGCCGAGCTTCGTCTATCTGATCCCCGCTCTTCCCTTTTTCGGGCTGGGCGCCGTGTCGGCGTGTTTCGCGACGATCGTCTTCTCCGTACCGCCCGTGATCCGGCTCACGGCTCTCGGCATACGGGGCGTGCCCACCGAACTGGTCGAGGCGTCCGATGCCTTCGGCGGCTCGGCGGCTCAGAAGTTGTTCAAAGTTCAGCTTCCGCTGGCGCTCCCGACCATCATGGCCGGCGTCAATCAGACAATGATGCTTGCCCTCTCCATGGTCGTCATCGCGGCGATGATCGGGGCAGGTGGTCTCGGCCGGGAGGTCTGGCAGTCGATCCAACGGCTCGAAGCCGGTGCAGGTTTCGAAGCAGGGATCGGGATCGTGATCGTTGCGGTCATCCTGGACCGGGTGACCCAGGCCCTCGCGGCCCGAGCACGTCCCCACGGCACGGCGTAG
- a CDS encoding quaternary amine ABC transporter ATP-binding protein, producing MGRLSLVGVSKIFGANCAEALDLIAKGKGKNEIAATCNAVVGLRDISFDITEGEILVLMGLSGSGKSTLLRCMNRLVEPSCGQIVVDDVDVTKLSRKELLAFRQKKFGMVFQHFALLPNRTILGNVGFGLEIRRVPARQRIERAMQAIELVGLKGWDSKYPHELSGGMQQRAGLARALAADADILLMDEAFSALDPLIRRDMQAELRELQRKLRKTIVFVSHDLDEAISLGGRIVLMKDGEVVQIGQPEEIVARPANEYVERFVEHIDVAAVFKAEQVADRSSVVLASTQTVAEARAATAATADDAWLVADDDGRFVGRVFANKLGAARSTETVSSLLDLGVGAVEADARLETILEQVAVEGAVAVVARDGRLIGRVASRDIVRALASRPGAAHGIRHTGPVTCPNPAGADQWSGTSPNSPSMRSAMMFSAGSQTMGAG from the coding sequence ATGGGCCGACTGTCTCTCGTGGGCGTCAGCAAGATATTTGGGGCGAACTGCGCCGAGGCTCTCGACCTCATCGCAAAAGGAAAAGGTAAGAACGAAATTGCTGCGACATGCAACGCTGTCGTCGGCCTGCGCGACATCTCGTTCGATATCACCGAAGGAGAAATTCTTGTCCTGATGGGTCTTTCGGGGTCGGGAAAGTCGACTCTGTTGCGCTGCATGAACAGACTGGTCGAGCCGAGCTGCGGACAGATCGTCGTGGACGACGTAGACGTCACCAAGCTCAGCCGCAAGGAGCTTCTGGCATTCCGCCAGAAGAAGTTCGGCATGGTGTTCCAGCACTTTGCGCTCCTTCCGAACCGGACGATCCTCGGAAACGTCGGCTTCGGCCTCGAGATCAGACGAGTTCCGGCCAGGCAGCGCATCGAGCGGGCGATGCAAGCCATTGAGCTCGTCGGCCTGAAGGGCTGGGACAGCAAGTATCCGCATGAGCTCTCCGGCGGGATGCAGCAGCGCGCAGGACTTGCGAGGGCGCTGGCCGCCGATGCGGACATTCTCCTGATGGACGAAGCCTTTAGCGCTCTCGACCCTCTCATCCGGCGCGACATGCAGGCTGAGTTGCGGGAACTCCAGCGGAAGCTGAGGAAGACGATCGTCTTCGTTTCTCATGATCTCGACGAAGCCATATCGCTCGGCGGCCGCATCGTCCTGATGAAGGACGGCGAGGTGGTCCAGATCGGGCAGCCCGAGGAGATCGTCGCTCGCCCCGCGAACGAGTATGTTGAGCGGTTCGTCGAGCATATCGACGTCGCCGCTGTATTCAAAGCGGAACAGGTTGCCGACCGTTCGAGCGTCGTTCTTGCTTCCACGCAGACGGTCGCAGAGGCCAGAGCGGCGACCGCAGCCACGGCCGACGATGCGTGGCTCGTCGCCGACGACGACGGCCGGTTCGTCGGCCGTGTCTTCGCGAACAAACTCGGCGCAGCCCGCTCCACGGAGACCGTCTCCTCCCTGCTCGACCTCGGGGTCGGCGCCGTGGAGGCGGACGCTCGCCTGGAAACGATTTTGGAGCAGGTGGCAGTCGAAGGGGCCGTGGCTGTCGTCGCGCGCGACGGGCGCCTGATCGGACGCGTGGCGAGCCGCGACATCGTGCGGGCATTGGCGTCCAGACCTGGCGCCGCCCATGGAATTCGTCACACGGGCCCTGTGACATGCCCGAACCCGGCAGGAGCGGATCAATGGAGTGGAACGTCCCCAAATTCCCCCTCGATGCGATCAGCGATGATGTTCTCGGCTGGCTCACAGACCATGGGAGCTGGCTGA